The Pseudomonas sp. Marseille-Q3773 DNA window GTGGTCGGCAAAGTGCCCCAGGGCCTGGTCCAGCGCCTGTACCTGTTGCGGGCTGGCACCCTTCTGCGGGCCGAAGATCGCCGAGGCGCCATTGGCACCACACAGCGGGTTGTCGACATCGGCCGCCACCTCGACCTGCACCTCGGCCAGGCGCGGATCCAGGTCACTGGCGTCGATTCGGGCCAACCGGGCCAGGGCCAGGCCACCCTCCTCCAGCGCTTGCCCGTCAGCGTCCAGCAAGCGCAGGCCCAAGGCGCGCAGCATGCCACTGCCGCCATCGTTGGTGGCGCTGCCGCCGATGGCCAGGACGATACGCTGCGCCCCGGCCGCCAGCGCGGCGGCAATCAGCTCACCGGTGCCCCAGGTGCTGCTGCGGCAGGCATCGCGCTGGCCGGTCGGCACCAGTTGCAGGCCACTGGCCTGGGCCATTTCGATGATTGCCGTACGGCTTTGTGGCAACCAGCCCCAGCCGGCTTCGACGCGTTGCCCCAATGGCCCGCGTACGGTCTGCCGGCGCAGTTCGCCATGGCTGGCGGCAAGAATGGCCTGCATGGTCCCTTCGCCACCGTCGGCCATCGGGCACTCGAGCAGCTCGGCTTGCGGCCAGGCTTCGCCCAGGCCCGCTGCGATGGCGCGGGCGACACTGGCAGCGTCGAGGCTGTCCTTGAACGAGTCGGGGGCGATAACGATCTTCATGGGGATTCTCCTGTCCTGACCAGCGGCATGCTGACAGGTGGCCGCCACGCTGGCCTCGGTCGCTTGCACAAAACCAGGGACGCGTTGTTTGGGCAAACGCCTGCGGGCCCGCCGCAGGCTTTTCGCCAAGAGCGGCCAGCGCTCAGTCGGCCGGCAGCAACTGCAAGCCCAGATACAAGCTGAGCATACCCTCCATGCGCAGCGGGTCCACTTCAGCCAACTCGGCGATGCGCTCCAGGCGGTAGCGCAGGCTGTTGCGGTGGATACCCAGCGCATCGGCACAGGCCTGGCTCTGGCCGTCATGGGCGCACCAGGCGCGCAGGGTGGCGAGCAGCTGGCCGTTACCGTCCTTGGCACGGATACGCTGCAATGGCTGCAGCAATTCGTCCAGCGCATCATCGTTGCGGTGCCGCCACAACAGCGCCGGCAACCGGTAGCGCTGCAGGCTGAGCAGGCGCTCGCCAGGCACGACCTCGCGGCCATAGGCCAGCAGGTCACGGACCCGGCGGTAGCCCCGGCGCAGTTGCTCCAGGCTTTGTGCCGCGCTGCCCAAGGCCAGACGCTCCACCACCCAGCCATGACGTTCCAGGCGTTCCAGCAGGCGCGGCTCGTCGAGCGGCGCCCCGGCGGGGCGGCACCACAGCAACGACTGGCGGGCCGGGCTGACGCACCAGCTGTCCGGGTAGCGGCTGGTCAGCCATGCGGCCAGCGCTTCGCCAGGTGCCCCCGAGGCCAGCTCGAACAGGCAGGGCACACGTGGCAGCTGGGGTTTCAGCCCCAGCTGGCGGGCTTCGTCAAGCAGCCGGGGCGAATCGCCGCTGCCGCCAAGCAGCAGCGCCAGCAAGTCGTCGCAGCGCTGCCGCCGCCATTGCTGGTCGGCCTGCAAATGGCGTTGGGCCAGCAGCATTTCAGCGGTCATGCGTACCAGCTCGCCGTAAGTGCGCAAGTGTTGCGGGTCGCCGGTCAGGCCAAGCACGCCCATCAGCCGGCCATCGAGCATCAGCGGCAGGTTCACCCCCGGCTGCACGCCCTTCAGGCATCTGGCCGCGTCAGTATCCAGCTCGACGATGCGACCGTTGGCCAGCACCAGTTGCGCGCCCTCGTGACGCGTGTTGATGCGCTCCGGTTCGCCGC harbors:
- a CDS encoding glycerate kinase; the protein is MKIVIAPDSFKDSLDAASVARAIAAGLGEAWPQAELLECPMADGGEGTMQAILAASHGELRRQTVRGPLGQRVEAGWGWLPQSRTAIIEMAQASGLQLVPTGQRDACRSSTWGTGELIAAALAAGAQRIVLAIGGSATNDGGSGMLRALGLRLLDADGQALEEGGLALARLARIDASDLDPRLAEVQVEVAADVDNPLCGANGASAIFGPQKGASPQQVQALDQALGHFADHCAQLLGSDVRDYPGCGAAGGMGFAARAFMGAQFRPGVEVVAELAGLDALVRDADLVITGEGRFDAQTLRGKTPLGVARVARRHGVPVVVLAGTLGEGYQQLYAHGIDAAFALAGGPMSLEQACADAAELLRARACDIGRLWHRARQS
- a CDS encoding sugar diacid recognition domain-containing protein; amino-acid sequence: MFELDHDLAQDIVDRAMAILPCNVNVMDSQGLILGSGEPERINTRHEGAQLVLANGRIVELDTDAARCLKGVQPGVNLPLMLDGRLMGVLGLTGDPQHLRTYGELVRMTAEMLLAQRHLQADQQWRRQRCDDLLALLLGGSGDSPRLLDEARQLGLKPQLPRVPCLFELASGAPGEALAAWLTSRYPDSWCVSPARQSLLWCRPAGAPLDEPRLLERLERHGWVVERLALGSAAQSLEQLRRGYRRVRDLLAYGREVVPGERLLSLQRYRLPALLWRHRNDDALDELLQPLQRIRAKDGNGQLLATLRAWCAHDGQSQACADALGIHRNSLRYRLERIAELAEVDPLRMEGMLSLYLGLQLLPAD